A region from the Arthrobacter roseus genome encodes:
- a CDS encoding endonuclease domain-containing protein translates to MSVMDVVGLVKRFGGAVRVGPLLRAGATEHAVRAAVRSQDLVQPRRGVVALPAANPAVVAARINGGALSCVSAAGHHRLWVLHPASHVHIRCPRGLGLPGVVIHRGPEQEYPFLPMAGLIDTLVDAVHCLPEPDSLVLLQSAIGQGSTTAAFLRTKLTGNRNGKARKLLDYTTPRADSVPEILARRLLVDSGYGFESHVWIPGIGEVDFLVEGFLVIEIDGEQHWEKKQFKKDRRRDNHATVGGYKVLRFVYDDVVYRPEDALRLIAAALSGRAIPF, encoded by the coding sequence ATGTCAGTTATGGATGTGGTGGGGTTGGTCAAAAGGTTTGGCGGCGCCGTGCGCGTGGGTCCGCTGCTGCGAGCCGGCGCCACTGAACATGCGGTCCGCGCTGCCGTCCGTAGCCAGGACCTGGTGCAACCGCGGCGGGGAGTGGTTGCACTGCCAGCGGCGAATCCCGCGGTTGTGGCGGCGCGCATCAACGGGGGCGCGCTGTCCTGCGTGTCAGCGGCTGGGCATCACCGCCTGTGGGTGCTGCATCCGGCGTCCCATGTTCACATCAGGTGTCCACGCGGTCTTGGTCTGCCCGGTGTGGTGATCCACCGGGGACCCGAGCAGGAGTACCCCTTCTTGCCGATGGCTGGACTCATCGATACCTTGGTGGACGCTGTCCATTGCCTGCCCGAGCCCGATTCGCTGGTGCTCCTTCAATCCGCCATTGGACAAGGTTCGACGACGGCCGCTTTCCTCAGAACGAAGCTCACCGGCAACCGCAACGGTAAAGCCCGAAAGTTGCTGGACTACACAACGCCCAGGGCGGACTCGGTACCCGAGATACTGGCCCGCCGACTCCTCGTGGATTCCGGCTACGGGTTTGAATCGCACGTGTGGATCCCAGGAATCGGTGAAGTGGATTTTTTGGTGGAGGGGTTCCTGGTCATCGAGATCGATGGGGAACAACACTGGGAGAAAAAACAGTTCAAGAAAGACAGGCGCCGCGACAACCACGCAACCGTGGGCGGCTACAAGGTGTTGCGCTTCGTTTATGACGACGTCGTGTACAGACCCGAGGACGCGCTGAGGCTGATCGCGGCGGCGCTGTCGGGCAGGGCTATTCCGTTCTAG
- a CDS encoding NHL domain-containing thioredoxin family protein, whose product MRNNYRVRASELVGRGWLNTGGKEITLADLRGKIVLLDFWTFCCINCLHVLDELRPLEEKFPDVLVTVGVHSPKFEHEADPDALAAAVERYEIGHPVLDDPELTTWQAYTARAWPTLVVIDPEGYIVAHLAGEGHAHGLDTLISELVAEHEAKGTLHRGDGPYVPTESTAGDLRFPGKAVALPSGSFLVADTGHHRLVELDKDLSTVLRTIGLGERGWEDGGAGTAQFSEPQGLALLPDTVAQQAGYDLVVADSVNHRLRGVSLSTGSVTTIAGNGVQRLLDPGNHTGASELSEAGQPAGAGAGSASVSAGESDDNLTFDSGEPRLTDMWLGTDPLNLALSSPWDVLWSTALNRVVIAMAGTHQLFSFDPVSKGVEIVAGTGLEGLLDGDASGAWFAQPSGLSEDSAGNIWVADAETSAVRKLTFQPSIPGVRVETVAGTGLFDFGFRDGPGENSRFQHPLGVAGLPDGSVAIADTYNGAIRRYDPVSGQVSTLIRGLSEPSDVLVDLTPIESGGSPLLIVVETNKHELVRVPLPKEALAVDEGASTTQRPRSTLFGGPVGLTVRFSAPTGQKLDDRWGDPTQLKISASPEELLVSGGGTATGLFREVVLAPDVSEGVLHITARAAACDGAPGGDIPDHAACHLYQQDWGIPVVVAEGGETELALDLRGMS is encoded by the coding sequence ATGCGCAATAACTATCGTGTCCGGGCGTCCGAGCTCGTGGGCCGTGGCTGGTTGAACACCGGAGGCAAGGAAATCACCCTTGCGGACCTCCGTGGCAAGATCGTCTTACTCGATTTCTGGACGTTCTGTTGTATCAATTGTTTGCACGTCCTGGATGAGCTGCGGCCTCTGGAGGAGAAGTTCCCGGATGTGCTGGTGACGGTCGGCGTACACTCCCCGAAGTTTGAGCACGAGGCCGATCCGGACGCGCTGGCCGCTGCCGTTGAGCGGTATGAGATCGGGCATCCCGTCCTCGACGATCCGGAGCTGACCACCTGGCAGGCCTACACTGCTCGTGCCTGGCCCACCCTCGTCGTCATCGATCCTGAGGGCTACATTGTGGCGCACCTGGCCGGTGAGGGCCACGCGCACGGACTGGACACGCTCATCTCGGAGCTTGTTGCTGAGCACGAAGCAAAAGGGACGCTCCATCGAGGCGATGGCCCATACGTTCCGACCGAGAGCACCGCCGGAGACCTGCGTTTTCCCGGTAAAGCAGTGGCACTCCCGAGTGGCTCGTTTCTCGTTGCCGACACCGGCCACCACCGTCTGGTCGAGCTGGACAAGGACCTCTCCACTGTGCTGCGTACCATCGGCTTAGGAGAGCGCGGGTGGGAAGACGGCGGGGCCGGAACAGCACAGTTCAGCGAACCGCAGGGCCTCGCGCTGCTCCCCGATACGGTAGCGCAGCAGGCGGGGTATGATCTCGTCGTCGCCGATTCAGTGAACCATCGACTGCGCGGGGTCTCGCTGTCCACCGGCAGCGTGACTACCATTGCTGGCAACGGCGTGCAGCGGCTCCTGGACCCCGGCAACCACACCGGTGCCTCGGAGCTGTCGGAGGCCGGACAGCCAGCTGGCGCCGGTGCTGGCTCCGCGAGCGTATCTGCTGGTGAATCCGACGATAACCTCACCTTCGATTCCGGAGAGCCCCGACTTACGGACATGTGGCTGGGCACTGACCCACTCAATCTGGCCCTGTCCTCACCGTGGGACGTGCTCTGGTCCACCGCACTCAACCGTGTAGTCATCGCCATGGCCGGAACTCACCAATTGTTCAGCTTTGACCCTGTGAGCAAAGGTGTAGAAATTGTGGCCGGAACGGGCTTGGAAGGGCTGCTCGACGGCGACGCCAGCGGCGCCTGGTTTGCTCAGCCATCCGGCCTGTCTGAGGACTCGGCGGGCAATATCTGGGTAGCCGACGCGGAAACGTCCGCCGTCCGTAAACTCACCTTCCAACCGTCCATACCGGGAGTCCGCGTGGAAACCGTTGCGGGAACGGGCCTGTTCGATTTCGGTTTCCGAGACGGTCCGGGAGAGAACTCGCGCTTCCAGCACCCGCTCGGTGTAGCCGGCCTGCCGGATGGCTCCGTGGCGATTGCGGACACCTACAACGGGGCCATTCGTCGCTACGATCCTGTCAGCGGGCAGGTTTCCACACTGATTCGCGGCCTGTCCGAGCCTTCAGACGTTCTTGTTGACCTGACGCCCATAGAATCAGGCGGTTCACCGCTGCTGATTGTGGTGGAAACCAACAAACACGAACTAGTCCGGGTGCCGCTGCCCAAAGAAGCGCTCGCCGTGGACGAGGGTGCTTCGACCACTCAGCGGCCACGCTCTACCCTCTTCGGCGGGCCTGTGGGGCTCACCGTGCGATTCTCGGCGCCAACTGGTCAGAAGCTCGACGACCGCTGGGGCGATCCCACCCAGCTGAAGATATCGGCCTCCCCAGAGGAACTCTTGGTCTCTGGCGGTGGCACCGCGACCGGGCTGTTCCGCGAAGTGGTCCTTGCCCCTGACGTCTCCGAAGGCGTTCTGCACATCACCGCACGCGCGGCGGCATGCGACGGCGCTCCCGGGGGCGACATCCCGGACCATGCGGCCTGTCATCTGTACCAGCAGGACTGGGGCATCCCTGTCGTCGTGGCCGAAGGTGGCGAGACTGAGCTTGCCTTAGACCTGCGCGGAATGAGTTAG